In Sporosarcina psychrophila, a genomic segment contains:
- a CDS encoding TetR/AcrR family transcriptional regulator, which yields MKKENKQSRGKMTQKRILETALKLFTEKGYDKVTVDEICEKSESSKGSFYQHFSSKSTIFLVKFFEVDDHYAQVIEAMPEDIDVYEKISIFFHEALCIINDQMGKDLMKVIYSSALVSNDHTYFLNKDRELTRIFISFAEEIQRNQPIDSASQVEDLLMMMSQTMMGVIYYWSVSQDDRKLPELAQYVTKTMIKGLKSLNEVHLP from the coding sequence ATGAAAAAAGAAAATAAACAAAGTAGAGGTAAAATGACTCAAAAAAGAATTTTAGAAACTGCATTGAAATTATTCACTGAAAAAGGCTATGATAAAGTAACCGTTGATGAAATTTGCGAAAAGAGTGAGTCATCTAAAGGTTCTTTTTATCAGCATTTTTCATCAAAATCAACTATATTTTTAGTGAAATTCTTCGAAGTAGATGACCACTATGCCCAAGTAATAGAAGCTATGCCGGAAGATATCGATGTGTATGAAAAAATATCAATATTTTTTCATGAGGCTTTGTGTATCATTAATGATCAGATGGGAAAGGACTTAATGAAAGTCATTTATAGTTCCGCGCTTGTTTCAAATGACCATACTTATTTCTTAAATAAAGATCGAGAACTAACTCGTATTTTCATATCTTTCGCTGAAGAAATCCAAAGAAACCAACCGATAGATTCTGCTTCTCAAGTAGAGGATTTATTAATGATGATGAGTCAAACAATGATGGGCGTTATATACTATTGGAGTGTTAGCCAAGACGATCGAAAGTTACCTGAGCTGGCTCAATACGTTACAAAAACAATGATTAAAGGTCTGAAAAGTTTGAACGAGGTTCATTTGCCCTAA
- a CDS encoding fumarylacetoacetate hydrolase family protein yields the protein MKFVSFININGEERAGWIEGQKVYDMNELSDGILPSKLLTFIEDHEKYTPILKELLKEEHSGTYNLGDTELLAPIPRPPSVRDFMSFELHLKNAYKNLEKEIPKEWYEAPAFYFTNHHAIIGPETPLSYPSFTKCLDFELEIACVIGKQGKDIKAGDAEDYIFGFTILNDWSARDIQMEEIKIGLGPAKGKDFATSIGPYIVTKESLQKYKIENRHDLTMTARINGQEISKGNLKDIHYSFADMIERASINATLYPGDIIGSGTVGTGCLLELSGVQQSWLKPGDTVELEVTELGILKNTIVE from the coding sequence ATGAAATTTGTAAGTTTTATAAACATAAATGGTGAAGAAAGAGCTGGATGGATTGAAGGTCAAAAAGTTTACGACATGAATGAGCTATCTGATGGGATATTACCTTCTAAGCTACTTACATTTATTGAAGACCATGAAAAATATACCCCTATTCTTAAAGAATTATTAAAAGAAGAGCATAGCGGTACATATAACCTAGGGGATACTGAGCTTCTAGCTCCTATTCCAAGACCGCCAAGTGTGCGAGATTTTATGAGTTTTGAGTTGCATTTGAAAAATGCATATAAAAATTTAGAAAAAGAGATACCTAAAGAATGGTACGAAGCCCCGGCTTTTTATTTTACTAATCATCATGCGATTATCGGTCCGGAAACACCATTATCTTATCCCTCTTTTACAAAGTGTTTGGATTTTGAACTTGAGATTGCCTGTGTAATTGGAAAACAAGGTAAAGACATTAAAGCTGGAGATGCTGAAGATTATATTTTTGGATTCACGATTCTCAATGATTGGTCGGCTAGAGATATACAGATGGAGGAAATTAAAATAGGTTTAGGACCTGCAAAAGGAAAAGACTTTGCGACGTCAATTGGTCCGTATATTGTCACTAAAGAATCTCTACAGAAATATAAGATTGAAAATAGACATGATTTAACAATGACGGCGAGAATTAATGGGCAAGAAATTTCCAAAGGTAATTTAAAAGATATTCACTATTCATTTGCAGATATGATTGAAAGGGCGTCAATCAACGCCACGTTATACCCAGGAGATATTATTGGATCAGGAACAGTTGGAACAGGATGTCTATTAGAATTGAGTGGGGTCCAACAATCTTGGTTAAAACCAGGTGATACCGTTGAATTAGAAGTAACTGAGTTAGGTATTTTGAAAAACACGATTGTGGAATAA
- a CDS encoding GntP family permease — MWSITTIVLSLILLILLALRGFTIIIIAPIVSLFVIVLNGMPILETFQNDYMGGFVNYAKNYYLIFLFAAMFGKFMDDSGAARRIAESLLKVLGKNSKYKVLVSIMVICAFLTYGGISLFVVIFAVLPIAKPLFKEMDIPWHLFLAPFFIGIGTFTMTMLPGTPSIQNIIPISYLNTSVTSGAWIGIAGTIAVLVLNLWYLKYALNRSEKKGETYATMKNLEDKKDEEIIDKYANKKLPNLMLSMTPPILLLVLLNLLKIEVLFTLMISVLICTIVFWNYIDMKKETINIGATNAVLPLINTSADVGYGAVIAATSGFAIFVDIMTNVPGSPLISLYIATTALAGITGSASGGLGIAMETLSETYVNLDLDPNAIHRIAAMASGGLDSLPHNGAVITTLVVTGLTHKDGYIHVFMTCVIAPILSAIPALIVAILFY, encoded by the coding sequence ATGTGGAGTATAACTACGATAGTTCTTTCATTAATTTTATTAATACTCCTTGCGTTAAGGGGATTTACAATTATCATTATTGCCCCGATTGTCAGCTTATTTGTTATAGTGCTAAACGGTATGCCAATTTTAGAAACATTTCAAAATGACTATATGGGTGGGTTTGTTAACTATGCAAAGAATTACTACTTAATTTTCCTTTTTGCTGCAATGTTTGGGAAATTCATGGATGACAGTGGAGCAGCAAGAAGAATCGCAGAATCATTGTTGAAAGTTTTAGGTAAAAACAGTAAATATAAAGTATTGGTTTCAATTATGGTGATTTGTGCATTTTTAACATATGGCGGTATTAGTTTGTTCGTTGTTATTTTTGCAGTTTTACCAATTGCTAAACCACTTTTCAAAGAAATGGATATACCTTGGCATTTATTTTTGGCACCCTTTTTCATTGGAATCGGAACATTTACGATGACAATGTTACCTGGAACACCTTCAATTCAAAATATTATTCCAATTAGTTATTTAAACACTAGTGTTACATCGGGAGCATGGATTGGAATTGCAGGAACCATCGCTGTCCTTGTGCTTAATCTTTGGTATTTAAAATATGCCTTAAATAGGTCTGAGAAAAAAGGCGAAACTTATGCAACAATGAAAAATCTTGAGGATAAAAAAGATGAGGAAATCATCGATAAGTATGCTAACAAAAAATTACCCAATTTAATGTTAAGTATGACCCCGCCAATACTTTTATTAGTTTTATTAAACTTATTAAAAATAGAAGTCTTATTTACATTAATGATTTCTGTTTTAATTTGTACAATCGTCTTTTGGAATTATATCGATATGAAAAAAGAAACAATCAACATCGGTGCAACGAATGCAGTTTTACCACTAATTAATACAAGTGCGGACGTTGGCTATGGAGCTGTTATTGCGGCAACATCAGGCTTTGCTATTTTCGTAGATATTATGACAAATGTTCCGGGAAGTCCGTTGATTTCACTTTATATTGCAACAACGGCTCTAGCTGGTATTACTGGATCAGCATCCGGCGGTTTAGGGATAGCGATGGAAACTTTATCAGAGACTTATGTGAATTTAGACTTAGATCCGAACGCAATTCATAGGATTGCAGCAATGGCATCTGGTGGTTTGGATTCCTTACCTCACAATGGGGCAGTAATAACGACTTTAGTTGTAACAGGACTAACACATAAAGATGGATACATACATGTTTTTATGACTTGCGTAATAGCTCCTATTCTATCAGCTATTCCGGCATTAATAGTTGCAATTTTGTTCTATTAA
- a CDS encoding ABC transporter ATP-binding protein, which produces MLQVKNLTVGYGKTEVVHNISFQVSQGEIVTILGANGAGKSTILNTIVALHKGKGGSICFQGKEISNDRPDQLVRKGIRIVPEGRQIFPQHTVMENILLGAHIVKDSKKTHVLIQSIFERFPRLEERKMQLGGTLSGGEQQMLAIARSLMTEPSFLILDEPSLGLAPIIVNEVFDLLKQINSSGVTVLLVEQMANSALKISDRAYVIETGRIVLEGTGEEILNNPDVAKAYLGNV; this is translated from the coding sequence ATGTTACAAGTAAAGAATTTAACTGTAGGCTACGGGAAAACTGAAGTTGTTCATAATATCTCTTTCCAAGTAAGTCAAGGTGAAATCGTTACAATATTAGGAGCGAATGGTGCTGGAAAAAGCACAATTCTCAATACAATTGTTGCACTTCATAAGGGGAAAGGTGGAAGTATCTGCTTTCAAGGCAAAGAGATTTCCAATGATCGTCCCGATCAGCTAGTGCGCAAGGGAATTCGAATAGTACCGGAGGGGAGACAGATATTTCCTCAACATACTGTAATGGAAAACATTCTTTTAGGAGCGCATATTGTAAAGGATTCTAAGAAAACGCATGTTCTAATACAGTCGATTTTCGAACGTTTTCCACGACTCGAGGAAAGAAAAATGCAATTAGGGGGGACCCTTTCTGGGGGAGAGCAACAGATGCTAGCCATTGCAAGGTCGCTTATGACGGAACCATCCTTTTTAATTCTTGATGAACCCTCACTAGGACTTGCACCTATCATTGTAAATGAGGTTTTTGACCTTTTAAAGCAAATTAATTCCTCGGGTGTTACGGTGCTTTTGGTTGAGCAGATGGCAAATAGTGCATTAAAAATATCCGATCGTGCCTACGTCATAGAAACTGGGCGTATTGTTTTAGAGGGTACAGGAGAAGAGATACTTAATAATCCAGATGTCGCAAAAGCGTACCTTGGAAATGTATGA
- a CDS encoding ketopantoate reductase family protein → MKIGIVGVGAIGTVLGTLLNSKGIEVDLIDGFKENVIAMQKNGTEIRGSIQVKTHGHAYYLDDLTDKYDLLFLLTKQFDNKEVLNKLLPHLHSTSIICTLQNGAPEESVAEIIGKDRTIGGAVGFGATWIKPGVTELTSKKKALEEFAFEIGEMNGEVTERIKAVNAILQNVGGSEVSNNLLGIRWSKILMNATFSGMSAALGCTFGEVLDDPRGYWCLAHLADETIKVAYAQGIDLVKMQDQDLGLLELNDRTPKEILSKFPYFKKTWDQHRDTKASMLQDLEKGRTTEINYINGVVSNKGKEHGIATPYNDMVVKIVKAKEKNKEIKTLHYIDEFFK, encoded by the coding sequence ATGAAAATTGGTATAGTAGGCGTTGGAGCAATAGGAACTGTGTTAGGAACATTATTAAACTCAAAAGGCATTGAAGTGGATTTAATAGATGGCTTTAAAGAAAATGTAATAGCAATGCAAAAAAATGGTACTGAAATAAGAGGCTCTATTCAAGTGAAAACACATGGGCATGCTTATTATCTAGATGACTTAACTGATAAATACGATTTGTTATTTCTACTAACAAAGCAATTCGATAACAAAGAGGTCTTAAATAAGCTTTTACCACATCTTCATTCTACTAGTATTATTTGTACTCTTCAAAACGGGGCTCCCGAAGAAAGTGTAGCAGAAATTATTGGAAAAGATAGAACGATTGGCGGAGCTGTGGGTTTTGGAGCGACATGGATTAAACCCGGTGTTACTGAATTAACATCGAAGAAAAAGGCTTTAGAAGAGTTTGCCTTTGAAATAGGAGAAATGAATGGAGAAGTTACTGAAAGAATTAAAGCAGTTAACGCAATTCTGCAAAATGTGGGTGGTTCTGAAGTATCTAATAACTTGCTTGGCATTAGATGGTCTAAAATATTAATGAATGCTACTTTTAGCGGGATGTCGGCCGCGCTTGGCTGTACTTTTGGTGAGGTATTAGACGATCCTAGGGGCTATTGGTGTCTTGCACATCTTGCCGACGAAACGATTAAAGTAGCCTACGCGCAAGGTATAGATTTAGTTAAAATGCAGGACCAGGATCTCGGACTTCTGGAGTTAAATGATCGTACCCCAAAAGAAATACTAAGTAAATTTCCTTACTTTAAAAAGACCTGGGATCAACACCGTGACACGAAAGCAAGCATGTTGCAAGATTTGGAGAAAGGAAGAACAACCGAGATTAATTACATAAACGGAGTTGTTAGTAACAAAGGAAAAGAACACGGTATTGCAACCCCCTATAATGATATGGTAGTTAAAATTGTGAAAGCCAAAGAAAAGAACAAGGAAATTAAAACGCTTCATTATATTGATGAATTCTTTAAGTGA